One window of the Deltaproteobacteria bacterium genome contains the following:
- a CDS encoding FAD-dependent oxidoreductase, which produces MVAHTDNEGEDIVTNPLRVAVFGSGPAGFYAVDELSKQEGGTIAVDLFDRLPTPYGLVRGGVAPDHQKIKAVIRQYEKIAARPGFRFFGNVTFGKDLTLDEVLAHYHQVLFTTGAESDRRMGIPGEDLPGSYPATIFVGWYNGHPDYRHLQFDLSNVTQVAVIGNGNVAMDVVRVIGRSVDTLAKTDIAEYALAVLRKSAVQEVYLLGRRGGAQAAFTNPEIRELAELDEEGTDLVVRADEVTPDEVNRQFLDEHSDEPTHRRNIDTLLGQIPKGEGHQTKKIRARFFVSPVEVLGTDRVEGLRLEKNRLVRDEKGNYKAQGAGVYEEIPCQMVFRSIGYKGHPLPHVPFDERDGIIPNRDGRVLDPSTKAVVPRVYVAGWIKRGPSGVIGTNKPDSVATVEAMLADAAQAQSANGLQLDAEAIPALLARKNVQAVTFVGWKRIDQVEIADGKKIGKPREKLTTIAELLAAAHG; this is translated from the coding sequence ATGGTCGCCCACACAGACAATGAAGGGGAGGATATTGTGACGAACCCATTACGAGTCGCGGTCTTTGGCTCTGGTCCGGCGGGATTCTACGCCGTGGATGAGTTATCGAAACAAGAGGGAGGCACGATTGCGGTCGATCTGTTCGATCGCTTGCCGACTCCTTATGGATTGGTGCGCGGCGGCGTCGCCCCGGACCACCAAAAGATTAAAGCGGTCATTCGCCAATACGAAAAAATTGCCGCCCGGCCTGGCTTCCGCTTCTTCGGAAATGTCACCTTCGGCAAAGACCTTACGCTGGACGAGGTGCTCGCCCACTATCATCAGGTGCTGTTTACCACCGGCGCGGAGTCCGACCGCCGCATGGGCATCCCAGGGGAAGACTTGCCGGGCAGCTATCCCGCCACGATCTTCGTCGGCTGGTACAACGGGCATCCAGACTACCGCCATCTCCAGTTCGATCTCAGCAACGTCACTCAGGTGGCAGTCATCGGCAACGGCAACGTGGCCATGGATGTGGTCCGCGTTATCGGTCGCTCGGTCGACACGCTAGCGAAAACCGATATTGCCGAGTATGCGCTCGCTGTCCTGCGGAAAAGTGCGGTGCAAGAAGTCTACTTGCTGGGCCGTCGTGGGGGAGCGCAAGCGGCGTTTACCAACCCCGAGATTCGTGAGCTGGCGGAACTCGACGAGGAAGGAACGGATCTCGTGGTGCGCGCCGACGAGGTGACGCCGGACGAGGTCAATCGTCAGTTCCTTGACGAACACAGCGACGAACCCACGCATCGACGCAACATCGACACCTTGCTCGGGCAGATTCCCAAAGGGGAAGGACACCAAACCAAAAAGATCCGTGCGCGGTTCTTCGTCTCGCCAGTGGAAGTATTGGGAACCGACCGCGTGGAAGGGCTGCGGCTCGAAAAGAACCGCCTTGTTCGAGACGAGAAAGGCAACTACAAGGCGCAAGGCGCCGGCGTCTATGAAGAGATTCCCTGTCAGATGGTGTTTCGCTCCATCGGCTATAAAGGCCACCCGCTGCCGCATGTCCCGTTCGACGAGCGCGACGGCATCATCCCCAACCGTGACGGGCGTGTTCTCGATCCGAGTACCAAAGCCGTCGTCCCCCGGGTCTACGTCGCCGGTTGGATCAAGCGCGGACCGTCCGGGGTTATCGGCACTAATAAGCCGGACTCGGTCGCTACGGTCGAGGCGATGCTGGCCGACGCCGCACAGGCGCAGTCCGCCAATGGTCTCCAGCTCGATGCGGAGGCGATTCCCGCGCTGCTGGCGCGGAAAAATGTCCAAGCCGTCACCTTTGTCGGCTGGAAGCGCATCGACCAAGTGGAGATCGCGGACGGCAAGAAAATCGGCAAACCGCGCGAGAAGCTGACCACGATCGCCGAACTGCTAGCCGCCGCGCACGGATAA
- a CDS encoding HIT family protein, protein MTDTIFSKIIAGEIPCFRVYEDEHVLAFLDINPLSKGHTLVIPKEAVETFDQLSDEAAAALGRVLPRISRAVLQATGATAFNILQNNGVTAHQAVMHVHIHIIPKYADGSGLGIGWPARTLSADDGQDLAASIADRLRTA, encoded by the coding sequence ATGACAGATACCATCTTTTCCAAAATCATCGCCGGGGAGATTCCCTGCTTCCGCGTGTACGAGGACGAGCATGTGCTTGCGTTCCTCGACATCAATCCTCTCAGCAAGGGGCACACGCTGGTCATACCTAAAGAAGCAGTGGAAACCTTCGATCAACTCTCGGACGAAGCGGCGGCAGCGCTGGGGCGTGTGTTGCCGCGGATTAGTCGCGCTGTTTTGCAAGCCACCGGGGCGACTGCCTTCAACATTCTGCAAAATAACGGCGTCACCGCCCACCAAGCGGTTATGCACGTACACATCCACATTATTCCTAAGTATGCCGACGGCTCGGGCTTAGGCATCGGCTGGCCAGCCCGTACTCTGAGCGCCGACGATGGCCAAGATCTCGCCGCGTCGATTGCCGACCGGCTGCGTACCGCCTAA